The Streptomyces taklimakanensis nucleotide sequence GACGTCCTTCACCCGGTCAATCCGTCGATCGCACTGGCCCCGTTGATGGCTCGGCAGGAGGCCGAGCTGGAGGAATACCGGATCCACATCGCGCGCAACCGTCACATGGTGGCCGAGCTCACCTCGGAATGGGAGTCCGCGCAGGAGACCCGGGGTATCGCCGTGCTTCTCCGGGGGCTGGAGGCGGTGCGCGATCGGCTGGCGGAGCTCTGTGAGCAGGCCGAATCCGAACTCATGTCCTTCATGCCGGGGGGCGCCCAGAGCAGCGTGGCGCTGGAGGCCAGTCGCCCCTTGGACGAACGTCATCTGGCGCGCGGCGTGCGTATGCGTACCGTGTACCTGACGAGCGTTCAGGCCGACCGGCCCACCCGGGAGTACGCGGCCTGGCTCGCGCGGATGGGCGGCGAGGTCCGCACCGTGCCCTCCCTGCCGCTCCGCATGCTGATCGTGGACCGCCGCACCGCCGTGGTGCCCATCGCCCCGGACAACACCCACGAGGGGGCCCTGCTGCTC carries:
- a CDS encoding LuxR C-terminal-related transcriptional regulator, producing MVLNRDWGVEKIAEHLDIDENTVRGALDELAEASLIRSSPESEDVLHPVNPSIALAPLMARQEAELEEYRIHIARNRHMVAELTSEWESAQETRGIAVLLRGLEAVRDRLAELCEQAESELMSFMPGGAQSSVALEASRPLDERHLARGVRMRTVYLTSVQADRPTREYAAWLARMGGEVRTVPSLPLRMLIVDRRTAVVPIAPDNTHEGALLLTSRGVLAGLNALFEKVWEEAEPLGVEQAPEPGEPTAQERELLRLLAAGHTDEGVSRQLGTSVRTTRRIVARLMDALDARSRFEAGYKAARRQWI